GGGGGGCAAGCCTCCGCGATTCTCGACGACATGGCCACGACATAATCAATAGCGCTGAGGTCGACTGTTACTATGCTGCGCGGCGTATGACCGGACGCATCAATATTGAAGTGTGTGCGCAGTATCTCGATCGCTATTGCCGGATCACCGGGCCCATGCCGGCTTACTCCGGCGGACGATACCTCGGCCAAACCCATCAATTTGTTCCGTGCGATGGCTTCAGCCATTAAACCGCGACAAGCGTTTTTATAAGAGACGAAAAGCATGCGGACCATACTACCCCTCCCTCGTCTAATAGAATAACTCCCGACAGTCATCACTTACCGCTATCTATGCATTTACCAGGCCATGTTCAGTCGGTAGAAACCGATTTGAAGTTGGCGGCACGGAAGATGCAGTAAGAGAATGAATGAATAAAGATGGCTGGACAAGAACCGGACGGATCTGCCCCTGAGGGTTGCCTTTTTAAAAACCTTTTCAAAATCCAAATGCATTGGGCTCGAAACAAGCTAGTTCCAGTGAGTATGTCAGTCGATTATTTAAGCGAGGCGCAATATGGCGGCAATCAAGGACAACACGATGATGGTAGAGTGTCCAATCCGGCCGCCTCGAACACCCAATCCGGTTTTATCCGAACGGCTTCTCAGTAGTCCTCTCCCTGCCGTCTCTACTTTATAAAAGTGTTCGACCTTCCGTCAAGGTCGAATGTATTTTCCGC
The Syntrophorhabdaceae bacterium DNA segment above includes these coding regions:
- a CDS encoding low molecular weight phosphatase family protein; the protein is MVRMLFVSYKNACRGLMAEAIARNKLMGLAEVSSAGVSRHGPGDPAIAIEILRTHFNIDASGHTPRSIVTVDLSAIDYVVAMSSRIAEACPPVSCKLLVWDIKDPWHDDQDAYFDCAKEIEREISLLAVGLKYMRM